The following proteins come from a genomic window of Crassostrea angulata isolate pt1a10 chromosome 1, ASM2561291v2, whole genome shotgun sequence:
- the LOC128178482 gene encoding beta-mannosidase-like isoform X2, giving the protein MDHKIIQDPYYRDNDIRYRWIGLADWTYSRVFNVSSQMMSMANIKLVCEGLDTFAMVTINGHLVAETNNMFVRYVMDIKPYLKLGENSISVSFKSAVKQAANLASNHSYLIPPACPFPQYKGECHINMVRKEQCSFSWDWGPSFPTQGIWRNIYIESFNTTAIRSFTAETLKDTDGSWVIDTEVLLDVPEGETVEGSVKIRFDVTGMESKQIHTLTSNNNKIKQRLQLDRDFVVQEWWPNGYGAQHLYQLYAFFSSSDGCTISAKKLTIGFKTVELVQDFVSGDPKQGRSFFFKINGVPIFLKGSNWIPADIFLERVTKERLRNLLQSARDAHMNAIRVNGIGVYESEDFYELADELGILIWQDLMFACAMYPTDPQFLSTVSEEISQQVKRLKSHASLLLWSGNNENEKALRQSWYNTDVNFTLYYKDYVTLYHDTIQPIVQSEDLTHPFIMSSPSNGIESLQEGFVAKEPWSELYGDIHDYRYMDPFFDPSVYRVPRMASEYGLQSLPSYETLAEVYAEEDMDLCSDMSEHRQHHPLGNVQLMAEVILYLNLPNSPDRKQKFKDTIYVTQIDQAIAVKTETEHYRRWQNRLDESGRGNTMGAMYWQLNDIWQAPTWSSIEYGGKWKMLQYFAQHFFSPLLISPYEEGGMAKVYICVDEIKLHVTRHPHTHHLQFVPNPQHKAGFLFGSLVDSNPQPHSLGPKGTLYISMYSWASMEPLYNWTQEYQMNVTSQLVFSANINNMLHQGDCIRRQNCFLFYHLGNPQNGPTAWQALSTFSAVIGLKKTKIQVTNIITVKKDQVFNITISTSAIAPFVWLDTPGVQGRFSDNGFLMVQRVKQLQYFAWESVDQNRLGSSLTIKSLMDIYY; this is encoded by the exons ATGGATCACAAAATAATCCAGGATCCGTATTACCGTGACAACGACATCCGCTACCGCTGGATTGGTCTGGCTGACTGGACGTACAGCCGGGTATTCAATG TCTCATCACAAATGATGTCAATGGCCAACATAAAGCTGGTTTGTGAAGGTCTGGACACATTCGCCATGGTAACCATAAACGGACACTTGGTGGCAGAGACCAACAACATGTTTGTGAGATATGTGATGGACATCAAACCCTATTTAAAG CTAGGAGAGAACAGTATCAGTGTGTCCTTCAAGTCGGCGGTCAAGCAAGCAGCAAATCTGGCCAGCAACCACAGCTATCTGATTCCGCCCGCTTGTCCGTTTCCTCAGTACAAGGGGGAGTGTCACATCAACATGGTCAGGAAGGAGCAGTGCTCCTTTAGCTGGGACTGGGGGCCGTCGTTCCCCACCCAGGGGATATG GCGAAATATTTACATAGAGTCATTCAACACGACGGCCATTCGTAGCTTCACTGCTGAGACACTAAAAG ACACTGATGGATCATGGGTTATTGACACCGAGGTGCTTTTGGATGTTCCTGAGGGTGAGACAGTAGAAGGCTCTGTCAAGATCCGGTTTGATGTCACAGGCATGGAAAGCAAGCAGATCCATACACTGACGTCAAACAACAACAAGATCAAACAGAGGCTGCAACTAGACAGA GACTTTGTTGTACAAGAGTGGTGGCCAAACGGTTATGGAGCCCAACATCTTTATCAACTCTACGCTTTCTTCTCGAGTTCTGATGGTTGCACCATATCGGCCAAAAAACTGACCATTGGTTTCAAAACCGTGGAGTTGGTGCAGGACTTTGTGTCTGGAGATCCTAAACAAG GTAGATCTTTCTTCTTTAAGATTAATGGAGTGCCCATTTTCCTGAAAGGCAGTAATTGGATCCCAGCAGACATCTTTCTTGAGCGAGTGACCAAAGAGAGGCTGAGGAACCTGCTCCAGTCGGCCAGGGATGCCCACATGAACGCCATTAGGGTGAATGGAATTGGG GTGTATGAGTCAGAGGACTTCTACGAGCTGGCCGATGAGCTAGGGATCCTGATCTGGCAGGACCTGATGTTTGCGTGTGCCATGTACCCCACAGACCCCCAGTTCCTGTCCACGGTCAGCGAAGAGATCTCACAGCAG GTGAAACGTCTCAAGTCGCACGCTTCCTTACTTCTGTGGAGTGGGAATAACGAAAACGAGAAAGCTCTACGACAAAGCTG gTACAACACAGATGTAAACTTTACGCTTTACTACAAGGATTATGTTACTCTGTATCATGACACAATTCAGCCAATCGTCCAATCAGAGGACTTGACTCATCCCTTCATCATGTCTAGCCCTAGTAATGGAATCGAGAGTTTACAGGAGGGCTTTGTTGCCAAGGAACCATGGAGTGAGCTTTATGGAGACA TACACGACTACCGTTACATGGACCCGTTCTTTGACCCGAGTGTGTACAGGGTCCCCAGGATGGCCTCGGAGTACGGCCTCCAGTCCTTGCCATCGTACGAGACTCTGGCCGAGGTTTACGCAGAGGAAGACATGGACCTGTGTTCCGACATGAGCGAGCACAGACAACATCACCCACTGG GTAATGTGCAGCTGATGGCTGAAGTCATTCTCTACCTGAACCTACCTAATTCTCCAGACAGGAAACAAAAGTTCAAGGACACAATTTATGTCACACAG ATTGACCAGGCCATTGCAGTGAAAACAGAGACGGAGCACTACCGGCGCTGGCAGAACCGACTGGATGAGAGTGGGCGGGGTAACACAATGGGGGCCATGTACTGGCAGCTCAACGACATCTGGCAGGCCCCCACCTGGTCCTCCATAG AGTATGGAGGAAAATGGAAGATGCTCCAGTACTTTGCCCAGCACTTTTTCTCTCCCCTGCTTATCTCCCCTTATGAGGAGGGTGGCATGGCCAAGGTTTACATCTGTGTAGATGAAATCAAACTCCATGTGACCAGACACCCCCACACCCACCACCTACAGTTTGTGCCCAATCCTCAGCACAAGGCTGGCTTTCTGTTTGGTTCCCTTGTGGATTCCAACCCCCAGCCCCACTCATTGGGACCGAAAGGCACACTGTATATCTCCATGTACTCTTGGGCTAGCATGGAACCACTGTACAACTGGACTCAGGAATACCAG ATGAATGTGACATCCCAGCTTGTCTTCTCTGCAAACATTAACAACATGTTACATCAGGGCGACTGCATCAGACGACAGAACTGCTTTTTGTTCTATCACCTAGGCAACCCTCAAAATGGCCCAACAGCTTGGCAGGCTCTCTCAACCTTTAGTGCAGTGATTGGGTTAAAGAAAACCAAAATACAG gTTACAAACATCATTACTGTGAAGAAAGACCAAGTTTTCAACATCACCATCAGTACATCAGCCATTGCTCCGTTCGTCTGGCTAGACACCCCTGGAGTTCAAGGTCGTTTCTCTGACAATGGGTTCCTCATGGTTCAGCGAGTGAAGCAGCTGCAGTACTTTGCCTGGGAATCAGTAGACCAGAACAGACTGGGCAGCAGTCTGACCATCAAGTCCCTGATGGACATTTACTACTAA
- the LOC128178482 gene encoding beta-mannosidase-like isoform X1, whose product MSVYSAVLLFSFISTGAAVLTTSLNGVWTLTEKEEHNISITGQVPGSIYTALMDHKIIQDPYYRDNDIRYRWIGLADWTYSRVFNVSSQMMSMANIKLVCEGLDTFAMVTINGHLVAETNNMFVRYVMDIKPYLKLGENSISVSFKSAVKQAANLASNHSYLIPPACPFPQYKGECHINMVRKEQCSFSWDWGPSFPTQGIWRNIYIESFNTTAIRSFTAETLKDTDGSWVIDTEVLLDVPEGETVEGSVKIRFDVTGMESKQIHTLTSNNNKIKQRLQLDRDFVVQEWWPNGYGAQHLYQLYAFFSSSDGCTISAKKLTIGFKTVELVQDFVSGDPKQGRSFFFKINGVPIFLKGSNWIPADIFLERVTKERLRNLLQSARDAHMNAIRVNGIGVYESEDFYELADELGILIWQDLMFACAMYPTDPQFLSTVSEEISQQVKRLKSHASLLLWSGNNENEKALRQSWYNTDVNFTLYYKDYVTLYHDTIQPIVQSEDLTHPFIMSSPSNGIESLQEGFVAKEPWSELYGDIHDYRYMDPFFDPSVYRVPRMASEYGLQSLPSYETLAEVYAEEDMDLCSDMSEHRQHHPLGNVQLMAEVILYLNLPNSPDRKQKFKDTIYVTQIDQAIAVKTETEHYRRWQNRLDESGRGNTMGAMYWQLNDIWQAPTWSSIEYGGKWKMLQYFAQHFFSPLLISPYEEGGMAKVYICVDEIKLHVTRHPHTHHLQFVPNPQHKAGFLFGSLVDSNPQPHSLGPKGTLYISMYSWASMEPLYNWTQEYQMNVTSQLVFSANINNMLHQGDCIRRQNCFLFYHLGNPQNGPTAWQALSTFSAVIGLKKTKIQVTNIITVKKDQVFNITISTSAIAPFVWLDTPGVQGRFSDNGFLMVQRVKQLQYFAWESVDQNRLGSSLTIKSLMDIYY is encoded by the exons ATGTCGGTATACAGCGCTGTGCTGCTGTTTAGTTTCATTTCAACAGGCGCTGCTGTACTAACCACCAGTTTGAACGGAGTATGGACTTTGACGGAAAAAGAAG AACACAACATCAGCATCACCGGGCAAGTTCCTGGCAGCATATACACCGCTCTAATGGATCACAAAATAATCCAGGATCCGTATTACCGTGACAACGACATCCGCTACCGCTGGATTGGTCTGGCTGACTGGACGTACAGCCGGGTATTCAATG TCTCATCACAAATGATGTCAATGGCCAACATAAAGCTGGTTTGTGAAGGTCTGGACACATTCGCCATGGTAACCATAAACGGACACTTGGTGGCAGAGACCAACAACATGTTTGTGAGATATGTGATGGACATCAAACCCTATTTAAAG CTAGGAGAGAACAGTATCAGTGTGTCCTTCAAGTCGGCGGTCAAGCAAGCAGCAAATCTGGCCAGCAACCACAGCTATCTGATTCCGCCCGCTTGTCCGTTTCCTCAGTACAAGGGGGAGTGTCACATCAACATGGTCAGGAAGGAGCAGTGCTCCTTTAGCTGGGACTGGGGGCCGTCGTTCCCCACCCAGGGGATATG GCGAAATATTTACATAGAGTCATTCAACACGACGGCCATTCGTAGCTTCACTGCTGAGACACTAAAAG ACACTGATGGATCATGGGTTATTGACACCGAGGTGCTTTTGGATGTTCCTGAGGGTGAGACAGTAGAAGGCTCTGTCAAGATCCGGTTTGATGTCACAGGCATGGAAAGCAAGCAGATCCATACACTGACGTCAAACAACAACAAGATCAAACAGAGGCTGCAACTAGACAGA GACTTTGTTGTACAAGAGTGGTGGCCAAACGGTTATGGAGCCCAACATCTTTATCAACTCTACGCTTTCTTCTCGAGTTCTGATGGTTGCACCATATCGGCCAAAAAACTGACCATTGGTTTCAAAACCGTGGAGTTGGTGCAGGACTTTGTGTCTGGAGATCCTAAACAAG GTAGATCTTTCTTCTTTAAGATTAATGGAGTGCCCATTTTCCTGAAAGGCAGTAATTGGATCCCAGCAGACATCTTTCTTGAGCGAGTGACCAAAGAGAGGCTGAGGAACCTGCTCCAGTCGGCCAGGGATGCCCACATGAACGCCATTAGGGTGAATGGAATTGGG GTGTATGAGTCAGAGGACTTCTACGAGCTGGCCGATGAGCTAGGGATCCTGATCTGGCAGGACCTGATGTTTGCGTGTGCCATGTACCCCACAGACCCCCAGTTCCTGTCCACGGTCAGCGAAGAGATCTCACAGCAG GTGAAACGTCTCAAGTCGCACGCTTCCTTACTTCTGTGGAGTGGGAATAACGAAAACGAGAAAGCTCTACGACAAAGCTG gTACAACACAGATGTAAACTTTACGCTTTACTACAAGGATTATGTTACTCTGTATCATGACACAATTCAGCCAATCGTCCAATCAGAGGACTTGACTCATCCCTTCATCATGTCTAGCCCTAGTAATGGAATCGAGAGTTTACAGGAGGGCTTTGTTGCCAAGGAACCATGGAGTGAGCTTTATGGAGACA TACACGACTACCGTTACATGGACCCGTTCTTTGACCCGAGTGTGTACAGGGTCCCCAGGATGGCCTCGGAGTACGGCCTCCAGTCCTTGCCATCGTACGAGACTCTGGCCGAGGTTTACGCAGAGGAAGACATGGACCTGTGTTCCGACATGAGCGAGCACAGACAACATCACCCACTGG GTAATGTGCAGCTGATGGCTGAAGTCATTCTCTACCTGAACCTACCTAATTCTCCAGACAGGAAACAAAAGTTCAAGGACACAATTTATGTCACACAG ATTGACCAGGCCATTGCAGTGAAAACAGAGACGGAGCACTACCGGCGCTGGCAGAACCGACTGGATGAGAGTGGGCGGGGTAACACAATGGGGGCCATGTACTGGCAGCTCAACGACATCTGGCAGGCCCCCACCTGGTCCTCCATAG AGTATGGAGGAAAATGGAAGATGCTCCAGTACTTTGCCCAGCACTTTTTCTCTCCCCTGCTTATCTCCCCTTATGAGGAGGGTGGCATGGCCAAGGTTTACATCTGTGTAGATGAAATCAAACTCCATGTGACCAGACACCCCCACACCCACCACCTACAGTTTGTGCCCAATCCTCAGCACAAGGCTGGCTTTCTGTTTGGTTCCCTTGTGGATTCCAACCCCCAGCCCCACTCATTGGGACCGAAAGGCACACTGTATATCTCCATGTACTCTTGGGCTAGCATGGAACCACTGTACAACTGGACTCAGGAATACCAG ATGAATGTGACATCCCAGCTTGTCTTCTCTGCAAACATTAACAACATGTTACATCAGGGCGACTGCATCAGACGACAGAACTGCTTTTTGTTCTATCACCTAGGCAACCCTCAAAATGGCCCAACAGCTTGGCAGGCTCTCTCAACCTTTAGTGCAGTGATTGGGTTAAAGAAAACCAAAATACAG gTTACAAACATCATTACTGTGAAGAAAGACCAAGTTTTCAACATCACCATCAGTACATCAGCCATTGCTCCGTTCGTCTGGCTAGACACCCCTGGAGTTCAAGGTCGTTTCTCTGACAATGGGTTCCTCATGGTTCAGCGAGTGAAGCAGCTGCAGTACTTTGCCTGGGAATCAGTAGACCAGAACAGACTGGGCAGCAGTCTGACCATCAAGTCCCTGATGGACATTTACTACTAA